One window of Saccharopolyspora phatthalungensis genomic DNA carries:
- a CDS encoding D-sedoheptulose-7-phosphate isomerase yields the protein MVRSPDFAVVDRLFESRVDPINNLLVDAEKVARACYAMARRFHRGGKLVVFGNGGPSTDAQHVAVEFVHPVIVGKRALPAISLTSDVATVTGVATGEGVDEVFAHQVRYLADPEDIALGISTHGNDENVLLGLEESSRRGLLTIGLVGGDGGVLAASDVDHVLVARADDPRVIKEVHVTMYHILWELVHVFFDQPGTLEPDVVA from the coding sequence ATGGTGCGGTCACCGGATTTCGCTGTGGTCGACCGGCTTTTCGAGAGTCGCGTCGATCCGATCAACAACCTGTTGGTGGACGCGGAGAAAGTGGCGAGGGCCTGCTACGCGATGGCGCGGCGGTTCCATCGGGGCGGCAAGCTGGTCGTCTTCGGCAACGGCGGCCCGAGCACCGATGCGCAGCACGTGGCGGTGGAGTTCGTCCATCCGGTGATCGTGGGGAAGCGGGCGCTGCCGGCGATCTCGTTGACCTCGGATGTGGCCACAGTGACGGGAGTGGCCACCGGGGAGGGCGTCGATGAGGTGTTCGCTCACCAGGTTCGTTACCTGGCCGATCCGGAGGACATCGCGTTGGGAATCTCCACCCACGGCAACGACGAGAACGTTCTGCTCGGGCTGGAGGAAAGCAGCCGGCGCGGGCTGCTCACGATCGGGCTCGTCGGCGGCGATGGCGGCGTGCTGGCGGCCTCCGATGTGGACCACGTGCTCGTCGCGCGGGCCGACGATCCGCGCGTGATCAAGGAAGTGCACGTGACGATGTACCACATCCTTTGGGAGTTGGTGCATGTGTTCTTCGACCAGCCGGGGACGTTGGAACCGGATGTGGTCGCATGA
- a CDS encoding D-sedoheptulose-7-phosphate isomerase, with protein MDATQGDAGASSALYPFLSGAPVDVDAVLNDVRISTEDKSREILALRDEVRQRNRVKLIACATEMAERFAAGGRLLAFGNGGSSTDAQDMASLFLHPGRGSRPLPAIGLTSDIAVVTALSNDVGFDVVFARQIAAFGTPRDIAVGLSTSGNSANLLRAFDAAGRQGLLTVGIAGYEGGKMAESDSIDHLFVVPSPSVHRIQEAQTTIYHALWELTLHALEDEPG; from the coding sequence GTGGATGCTACTCAGGGTGATGCCGGGGCGAGCTCCGCGCTTTACCCGTTCCTGTCCGGAGCGCCGGTGGACGTCGATGCCGTGCTCAATGACGTGCGCATATCCACTGAGGACAAATCGCGGGAGATCCTCGCACTGCGCGACGAAGTCCGGCAGCGCAACCGCGTGAAATTGATCGCCTGTGCCACGGAAATGGCCGAACGGTTCGCCGCCGGGGGCAGGCTGCTGGCCTTCGGCAACGGCGGCAGTTCGACCGACGCGCAGGACATGGCCAGCCTGTTCCTGCATCCGGGGCGCGGTTCCCGCCCCCTGCCCGCCATCGGGTTGACCAGCGACATCGCCGTGGTCACCGCGTTGTCCAACGATGTCGGTTTCGACGTGGTGTTCGCACGGCAGATCGCCGCGTTCGGCACGCCGCGCGATATCGCGGTCGGCTTGTCCACCAGCGGGAACTCGGCGAACTTGCTGCGCGCGTTCGACGCAGCCGGCCGCCAGGGCCTGTTGACCGTGGGTATCGCGGGCTACGAGGGCGGGAAGATGGCCGAGTCGGACTCCATTGACCACCTGTTCGTGGTGCCGTCTCCGTCGGTCCACCGGATCCAGGAAGCACAGACGACGATTTACCACGCGCTGTGGGAGTTGACGCTGCACGCGTTGGAGGACGAGCCGGGTTGA